A genome region from Fervidobacterium changbaicum includes the following:
- a CDS encoding PIN domain-containing protein — MKKYWIDANIILRYLLNDNDELSPKAKHVMDMADKGEIALLVSVITIAEVVWVLESFYEIAKSQIADTLSVFVSSRGIECEERDNVLLALEGYKSRNVDFIDAYLAQHALSSDADGVITFDKKHFARLGVKIFEPDVFLK, encoded by the coding sequence ATGAAAAAATACTGGATTGATGCAAACATCATCCTAAGATACTTGCTCAACGATAACGATGAATTGTCACCAAAAGCAAAGCATGTAATGGATATGGCGGATAAGGGAGAAATTGCACTATTAGTATCTGTGATAACCATTGCTGAGGTTGTATGGGTATTAGAATCGTTTTATGAAATTGCAAAATCCCAAATCGCAGATACTTTGTCGGTATTTGTGTCATCAAGAGGTATAGAATGTGAGGAAAGGGACAACGTGCTCTTGGCTCTTGAGGGCTACAAGTCAAGGAACGTGGATTTTATTGACGCATACCTTGCGCAACATGCTCTAAGCTCAGATGCAGATGGAGTAATAACTTTTGACAAGAAACATTTTGCAAGATTAGGCGTGAAAATATTTGAACCAGACGTTTTTCTAAAGTAG
- a CDS encoding transposase, which produces MCESKFSLLKDFFRLKRGLKNKKNLARHIRGFCVVKNLWKTHNGNINLILSHLHSFITIS; this is translated from the coding sequence ATGTGTGAATCCAAGTTTTCATTGCTGAAAGACTTTTTCCGACTCAAGCGAGGACTGAAGAATAAGAAGAATTTAGCGAGACATATTCGAGGTTTTTGTGTAGTGAAGAATCTTTGGAAAACGCACAATGGTAATATCAATCTCATTCTTTCACACTTACACTCTTTCATCACTATAAGTTAA